The following coding sequences lie in one Zingiber officinale cultivar Zhangliang chromosome 2B, Zo_v1.1, whole genome shotgun sequence genomic window:
- the LOC122049497 gene encoding RNA polymerase II C-terminal domain phosphatase-like 3, with translation MGTQRYAAAMTELLDPTDTLFFGKIISREDANKDDHGLLVKNLDQVTAFESSVLILDDTVRVWPHNQWNLILIQRYAYFPYTRRKYMMAGDSPLHTGVDDDDALASVLSVLERVHDDYHLVHQYVSHVDVRSILASTLRA, from the exons ATGGGGACTCAGCGATATGCGGCTGCGATGACTGAGTTACTTGATCCCACCGACACCTTATTCTTCGGCAAGATCATCTCCAGAGAGGATGCCAACAAAGATGATCACGGTCTATTGGTTAAAAATTTAGATCAAGTGACTGCTTTTGAGTCCAGCGTGTTGATTTTGGATGATACTGTGAGAGTTTGGCCGCATAATCAATGGAATCTCATTCTCATTCAGAG ATACGCCTATTTTCCTTATACTCGGCGTAAATACATGATGGCAGGAGATTCGCCACTCCATACTGGCGTGGATGATGATGATGCTTTAGCATCTGTCTTATCG GTGCTAGAGAGAGTTCATGACGACTACCACTTGGTGCATCAGTATGTGAGTCATGTTGATGTCAGGAGCATACTGGCGAGCACTCTCAGAGCATAG